A window of the Arachis duranensis cultivar V14167 chromosome 5, aradu.V14167.gnm2.J7QH, whole genome shotgun sequence genome harbors these coding sequences:
- the LOC107490395 gene encoding LEAF RUST 10 DISEASE-RESISTANCE LOCUS RECEPTOR-LIKE PROTEIN KINASE-like 2.4: MSPASQEKYCFPTKGNHDIETFLKNHGILTIKRYKFSDVKKMTNSFKVKLGQGGFGVVYKGKLSNDFDVAVKMLNPSKGNGEEFINEVASISRTSHVNVVALLGFCLEGHKKVLIYEFMSNGSLDNFIYKKNPKNTPLLSWDNLYQISIGIARGLEYLHRGCNILILHFDIKPHNILLDENFCPKISDFGLAKLCPRKESHISVSETRGTIGYIAPEVWSRHLGRVSHKSDVYSYGMMLLEMVGMKENILAKTSHTSEMYFPDWIYKRLDQGTQLGPDDDGEVAIEEDDVVKKMTMVGLWCIQPIPNDRPTMSRVVEMLEGSMNSLEMPPRPVLSSIRVAVESSSNVVSLVESSSVVSVVESSTSVT, encoded by the coding sequence ATGTCACCAGCATCACAAGAAAAATACTGCTTTCCAACAAAGGGTAACCATGATATTGAAACTTTCTTAAAAAATCATGGAATTTTAACTATAAAAAGATACAAATTCTCTGATGTGAAGAAAATGACCAACTCCTTCAAAGTTAAACTAGGACAAGGTGGTTTTGGTGTTGTATACAAGGGAAAGTTATCCAATGATTTTGATGTAGCAGTCAAAATGTTGAATCCATCCAAAGGAAATGGTGAAGAATTTATTAACGAGGTAGCTAGCATTAGTAGAACTTCTCATGTTAATGTTGTCGCCCTTCTTGGATTTTGCTTAGAAGGTCACAAGAAAGTTCTCATCTATGAATTTATGTCCAATGGTTCCCTTGAcaattttatttacaaaaagaACCCTAAGAATACACCACTCTTGAGCTGggataatttatatcaaatttcCATAGGGATTGCTAGAGGATTGGAGTATTTGCATAGAGGATGCAACATTCTTATTTTACATTTTGACATAAAACCACATAATATTCTTTTGGATGAAAACTTTTGTCCTAAGATATCAGATTTTGGGCTAGCAAAACTTTGTCCTAGAAAAGAAAGTCATATTTCAGTGTCCGAAACTAGAGGAACAATAGGGTACATAGCTCCAGAAGTGTGGAGTAGACATCTCGGTAGAGTTTCACATAAATCTGATGTTTATAGCTATGGAATGATGCTTCTAGAAATGGTAGGAATGAAGGAGAACATCCTTGCAAAGACAAGTCACACAAGCGAGATGTACTTCCCTGATTGGATATACAAAAGGCTTGATCAAGGAACTCAACTGGGACCTGATGATGATGGGGAAGTGGCCATAGAGGAAGATGATGTTGTTAAGAAAATGACAATGGTGGGTTTATGGTGCATTCAACCAATTCCAAATGACAGACCAACAATGAGTAGAGTTGTAGAAATGTTGGAAGGCAGCATGAATTCCCTGGAAATGCCACCAAGACCTGTTCTGTCTTCAATAAGAGTGGCGGTAGAATCTTCTTCTAATGTTGTATCGTTGGTAGAATCTTCTTCTGTTGTATCAGTTGTAGAATCTTCTACTAGTGTAACTTAG